A section of the Geoalkalibacter ferrihydriticus DSM 17813 genome encodes:
- the rpsK gene encoding 30S ribosomal protein S11 — MAKPGKKTVKKKQEKKNIAKGVAHIQATFNNTIVTITDMAGNVVSWATAGGMGFKGSRKSTPFAAQMAAETAAKKAQEHGMRSVEVYVKGPGSGRESAVRALQAAGFSVAMIKDVTPIPHNGCRPPKRRRV; from the coding sequence ATGGCTAAGCCGGGTAAAAAAACGGTTAAGAAAAAGCAGGAAAAGAAGAATATCGCCAAGGGTGTCGCGCATATTCAAGCCACCTTTAATAATACCATTGTGACCATCACCGACATGGCGGGTAACGTGGTCTCTTGGGCGACTGCCGGCGGTATGGGTTTCAAAGGATCGCGTAAAAGCACTCCTTTTGCCGCGCAGATGGCGGCTGAAACTGCCGCCAAGAAGGCACAGGAGCATGGTATGCGTTCTGTCGAGGTTTACGTCAAGGGCCCCGGTTCCGGCCGTGAGTCCGCTGTAAGGGCATTGCAAGCCGCTGGGTTCAGTGTTGCAATGATCAAGGATGTTACGCCCATTCCTCACAATGGGTGCCGTCCTCCCAAACGTAGAAGAGTTTAA
- the rpsM gene encoding 30S ribosomal protein S13 — protein MARIAGIDLPRNKRMEVALTYIFGIGRTLANEILSKAGVSPDTRSDDLAETEVAKIREIIDRECRVEGDLRREVTMNIKRLMDLGCYRGLRHRRGLPVRGQKTKTNARTRKGPRKTVAGKKK, from the coding sequence TTGGCACGTATTGCTGGTATAGATTTGCCCCGCAACAAGCGGATGGAGGTCGCTCTGACCTACATTTTTGGGATTGGCAGAACACTTGCCAACGAAATTCTTTCCAAGGCCGGAGTCAGTCCTGATACCCGCTCCGATGACCTTGCTGAAACCGAGGTTGCCAAGATCCGCGAAATCATCGACCGCGAATGTCGGGTCGAGGGTGATCTGCGCCGTGAGGTGACCATGAATATCAAGCGCCTTATGGACCTTGGCTGTTATCGCGGTTTGCGCCATCGCCGGGGATTGCCCGTGCGTGGACAGAAGACCAAGACCAACGCCCGGACTCGCAAGGGACCCCGGAAGACGGTCGCGGGTAAGAAGAAATAA
- the rpmJ gene encoding 50S ribosomal protein L36, producing the protein MKVRASVKRMCDKCKVIRRQGIIRVICENPKHKQRQG; encoded by the coding sequence ATGAAAGTTCGAGCTTCGGTGAAGCGCATGTGCGACAAATGCAAGGTGATTCGGCGCCAAGGCATCATCCGCGTCATCTGCGAAAATCCCAAGCACAAACAGAGACAAGGTTAA
- the map gene encoding type I methionyl aminopeptidase, with product MIALKSRHEIERMRRAGNVVAEILALLREKVRPGMTTLELDAIAENECTKRKARPAFKGYGGFPFTICASPNEKVVHGFPTSEPLIEGDILSIDFGVVLDGFFGDAAVTLPVGPVGAAKERLLATTEKALSLAIDKANAGGRLSDISHVVQSYAEGQGFSIVREFVGHGIGRQLHESPQLPNFGPPGQGPRLKVGMTFAIEPMINAGGPAVRILSDGWTAVTVDGFPSAHFEHTVAVTEHGAEVLTRL from the coding sequence GTGATCGCCCTCAAGTCGCGGCACGAAATAGAGCGCATGAGGCGGGCCGGTAATGTCGTCGCCGAAATTCTCGCCCTGCTGCGAGAAAAGGTTCGGCCTGGTATGACCACGCTGGAGCTTGATGCGATTGCCGAAAATGAATGCACGAAAAGGAAGGCCCGCCCCGCATTCAAGGGGTATGGCGGTTTTCCTTTTACTATTTGCGCTTCTCCCAACGAAAAGGTTGTGCATGGTTTTCCAACCTCTGAGCCGTTGATCGAGGGAGACATTCTCAGTATTGATTTTGGCGTCGTTCTCGATGGGTTTTTTGGGGATGCTGCCGTCACGCTCCCCGTAGGACCGGTCGGCGCAGCCAAGGAGCGACTTTTGGCGACCACTGAGAAAGCGCTTAGTCTGGCGATAGACAAAGCGAATGCGGGGGGGCGGCTGTCTGACATTTCGCATGTCGTTCAGTCTTATGCCGAGGGTCAGGGTTTCAGCATTGTGCGTGAATTCGTTGGTCACGGTATTGGGCGCCAATTGCATGAGTCGCCACAGTTACCGAACTTCGGACCTCCAGGGCAGGGGCCTCGGTTAAAGGTCGGAATGACCTTTGCCATAGAGCCGATGATAAACGCCGGCGGCCCTGCGGTAAGGATTTTGTCTGACGGTTGGACCGCTGTGACGGTTGATGGATTTCCGTCGGCGCATTTTGAACATACCGTGGCGGTTACCGAGCACGGTGCAGAGGTTCTCACTCGTCTCTAG
- a CDS encoding adenylate kinase translates to MKLILLGPPGAGKGTQAKMLTERFGIPQISTGDILRAAVAAGTDMGLKAKAFMDQGGLVPDEVVIGIVGDRLQESDCDPGFILDGFPRTVPQADALGEVLSELGKDLDAVVSLTVDEEMLVERLTGRRTCSACGKGFHVRFDPPGTAGICDVCGGSLVQRDDDREETIRRRLKVYREQTAPLIGYYRDKGLLQEVDGMAGIDEVQGQILGLVRK, encoded by the coding sequence ATGAAGCTGATTTTGCTTGGGCCGCCGGGAGCCGGCAAGGGTACTCAGGCCAAGATGCTGACTGAGCGGTTTGGGATTCCTCAAATTTCTACCGGTGATATTCTCAGGGCCGCGGTGGCTGCGGGCACGGATATGGGCCTTAAGGCCAAGGCGTTCATGGATCAGGGTGGGCTGGTTCCCGACGAGGTGGTCATTGGAATTGTTGGTGATCGTCTTCAGGAATCTGACTGTGATCCCGGGTTTATTCTGGATGGATTTCCGCGGACCGTGCCTCAGGCTGACGCTCTCGGTGAGGTTCTTTCGGAGTTGGGCAAGGATCTTGACGCGGTCGTCTCGCTCACGGTGGATGAGGAGATGCTCGTTGAGCGCTTGACCGGGCGGCGCACCTGTTCTGCTTGCGGTAAGGGCTTTCATGTCCGCTTTGATCCGCCTGGCACAGCTGGAATTTGTGACGTTTGCGGTGGCTCTCTGGTGCAGCGCGACGATGATCGGGAAGAGACTATCCGCCGGCGACTCAAGGTGTACCGTGAGCAGACGGCCCCTCTGATCGGTTATTATCGTGACAAGGGTTTGCTTCAGGAGGTTGACGGCATGGCCGGCATCGACGAGGTGCAGGGGCAGATTCTCGGTTTGGTGCGGAAATAG
- the secY gene encoding preprotein translocase subunit SecY: protein MFASLQNIFSIPELRRRILFTLGVLVVYRIGCHIPIPGIDSQVLAGFFEGTEGTLLGLVSAFTGGALERMTVFALGIMPYISASIILQLLKVVYEPIEKLSKEGEQGQKKITQYTRYGTIVLSVIQGTGIAIGLQTMRGPAGELVVSYPGTGFVLLTVLTLTAGTAFIMWLGEQITERGIGNGISLIIFAGIVAMIPSALVNTLRLLRTGALSPMAMIFIAVLMVAVVWAIVFMERGQRRVPIHYARRVVGMRNYGGQTSHLPLKVNMAGVIPPIFASSIIMFPATVASLVDLPWVQRIASVMSPDHIIYNIFYVAFIVFFCYFYTAVTFNPVDVAENVKKQGGYVPGIRPGKETSDFLDTVLSRLTFAGAIYVSAVCVLPTILIGQFNVPFFFGGTSLLIVVAVGLDTASQIEAHLVSRSYEGFMKGVTLKGRQG from the coding sequence TTGTTCGCGAGCCTGCAGAACATTTTCAGCATTCCAGAGTTACGGCGTAGAATCCTTTTTACTCTTGGAGTTCTTGTCGTTTATCGGATCGGGTGCCATATTCCCATCCCTGGGATCGACAGCCAGGTGTTGGCTGGGTTCTTTGAAGGAACCGAGGGGACTTTGCTTGGCTTGGTGAGTGCCTTCACCGGTGGGGCTTTGGAACGAATGACGGTCTTCGCCCTGGGGATCATGCCCTACATCAGCGCTTCGATTATTTTGCAGTTGCTGAAGGTGGTTTATGAGCCCATTGAGAAACTCTCTAAAGAGGGTGAGCAGGGTCAGAAAAAAATCACGCAATACACCCGGTACGGCACCATCGTTCTCTCAGTGATTCAGGGGACGGGGATCGCCATTGGTTTGCAAACTATGCGTGGCCCCGCCGGGGAGCTTGTGGTCTCTTATCCAGGTACCGGCTTTGTGCTTCTTACTGTGCTGACGCTGACTGCCGGCACGGCCTTTATCATGTGGCTGGGCGAGCAAATCACCGAGCGTGGAATCGGCAACGGCATTTCGCTGATCATCTTTGCCGGTATTGTCGCAATGATTCCTTCGGCTCTGGTCAATACCTTGCGTCTGCTGCGTACCGGCGCTCTTTCGCCCATGGCGATGATCTTTATCGCGGTGTTGATGGTGGCGGTGGTCTGGGCGATTGTTTTCATGGAGCGCGGACAGCGCCGAGTCCCTATTCACTATGCGCGACGTGTGGTCGGAATGCGCAACTATGGTGGTCAGACCAGTCACTTGCCGCTCAAGGTCAACATGGCCGGGGTTATTCCACCGATTTTCGCCAGTTCCATTATTATGTTCCCAGCCACTGTCGCAAGCTTGGTTGATCTTCCTTGGGTGCAGCGGATTGCATCGGTGATGAGTCCCGACCATATAATCTACAATATTTTTTATGTTGCATTTATTGTCTTCTTTTGCTATTTCTACACGGCTGTCACGTTTAACCCGGTCGATGTCGCCGAAAACGTGAAGAAGCAGGGTGGGTATGTCCCGGGGATTCGACCTGGCAAGGAGACATCTGATTTTCTTGACACCGTCTTGTCGCGACTTACATTTGCTGGCGCTATTTACGTCTCAGCGGTTTGCGTTTTGCCGACCATTCTGATCGGTCAGTTCAACGTTCCCTTCTTCTTTGGCGGAACGTCCCTGTTGATCGTTGTCGCCGTAGGTCTGGACACCGCCTCTCAAATCGAAGCCCACCTGGTCAGTCGCTCCTATGAGGGATTTATGAAGGGCGTCACGCTCAAGGGGCGCCAGGGTTAG
- the rplO gene encoding 50S ribosomal protein L15 produces MNLSELRPALGSTKDRKRIGRGHGSGTGKTSGKGHKGQNARSGGGVKAGFEGGQMPLQRRLPKRGFTPLKKKVYSLVNLGQLDVFESGAVVDGEALILAGLIKRVGDGIKVLGEGELSKSLTIKAHKFSKSALVKIEGAGGKAEVI; encoded by the coding sequence ATGAATCTGAGTGAATTGCGCCCCGCTTTGGGCTCGACGAAAGACCGAAAAAGAATTGGACGTGGACACGGATCCGGTACGGGGAAAACCTCCGGCAAGGGACATAAGGGGCAGAACGCCCGTTCCGGCGGCGGTGTAAAGGCAGGTTTTGAGGGTGGGCAGATGCCGCTTCAGAGACGCCTCCCCAAACGCGGCTTCACCCCCTTGAAAAAGAAAGTTTACTCTTTGGTAAACCTCGGCCAACTCGATGTTTTTGAGTCCGGCGCCGTGGTTGATGGCGAGGCTCTCATTCTGGCCGGGTTGATCAAGCGTGTCGGTGACGGCATCAAGGTTCTCGGCGAGGGTGAGTTGAGCAAATCCCTTACCATTAAGGCCCATAAATTCAGCAAGTCGGCCCTTGTCAAAATTGAGGGAGCCGGCGGCAAAGCCGAGGTGATCTAA
- the rpmD gene encoding 50S ribosomal protein L30, with product MSGELKITLKRSGIGRNQYFTQVLHGLGLTRLHQTVVRKDTPEIRGMVSKVSHMVVVEE from the coding sequence ATGTCCGGCGAATTGAAAATTACGCTTAAGCGTAGCGGTATCGGCCGCAACCAATATTTCACCCAAGTTCTGCACGGCCTGGGGCTGACCCGTCTTCACCAGACCGTCGTGCGCAAGGACACCCCGGAAATCCGCGGTATGGTCAGTAAAGTCTCCCACATGGTTGTGGTGGAAGAATAG
- the rpsE gene encoding 30S ribosomal protein S5, which translates to MQRIDVNELNLTDKVIHINRNAKVVKGGRRFSFSALVVVGDGQGYVGVGLGKAKEVPEAIRKGVERAKKDLIRVPMAEGTIPFDVLGKFGAGKVLLKPASAGTGVIAGGAARAILEAAGVENVLSKCLGSNNPHNVVKATINALSQLKSAETILARRGVAVEETA; encoded by the coding sequence TTGCAACGCATTGATGTGAACGAATTGAATCTTACCGACAAGGTTATCCATATCAACCGGAACGCCAAGGTGGTTAAAGGCGGACGGCGCTTTAGTTTTTCCGCGCTGGTGGTTGTCGGCGACGGCCAGGGCTATGTCGGTGTTGGCTTGGGCAAGGCCAAGGAGGTTCCCGAGGCTATCCGCAAAGGCGTCGAGCGCGCCAAGAAGGATCTGATCCGGGTGCCTATGGCAGAGGGGACGATTCCCTTCGATGTCCTCGGTAAGTTCGGCGCTGGAAAAGTTCTGCTCAAGCCTGCTTCCGCGGGTACCGGTGTTATTGCCGGTGGCGCTGCGCGTGCCATTCTTGAGGCCGCTGGGGTTGAGAACGTGCTTTCCAAGTGTCTTGGCTCCAACAACCCGCACAACGTGGTCAAGGCGACTATCAATGCGCTGTCTCAGCTCAAGAGCGCCGAGACGATTCTGGCGCGACGCGGCGTTGCTGTGGAAGAAACAGCCTGA
- the rplR gene encoding 50S ribosomal protein L18, whose product MNVAQQRRKARLKRKDRVRRKVVGAPARPRLCIFRSAKHIYAQIIEDNSGTTLAAVSTLNKDLVAGHGTTGNVEAAKAIGRAIAEKALEKDIKEVVFDRNGFLYHGRVKALADSAREAGLVF is encoded by the coding sequence GTGAACGTCGCACAGCAAAGAAGAAAGGCACGGCTTAAGCGCAAAGACCGTGTGCGTCGCAAGGTTGTCGGTGCGCCCGCGCGCCCGCGCCTTTGCATATTTCGCAGCGCCAAGCACATTTACGCCCAGATTATTGAAGATAATTCAGGGACCACCCTTGCGGCGGTGTCTACCCTCAATAAGGATCTGGTCGCAGGGCATGGCACCACGGGCAATGTTGAGGCTGCCAAGGCCATCGGTCGCGCCATCGCTGAGAAAGCTCTTGAGAAGGATATCAAGGAAGTGGTTTTTGACAGGAATGGTTTTCTCTATCACGGTCGCGTCAAAGCTTTGGCTGACAGTGCGAGGGAAGCTGGTCTTGTTTTTTAG
- the rplF gene encoding 50S ribosomal protein L6 has protein sequence MSRIGKLPVQIPAGVKISLDGCLISVQGPKGRLSRNLPADVNIAVEGEVIQVQALSAEGKDRSMQGLTRTLIANMVDGVTKGFERILEINGVGYRADVKGNVLNLALGYSHPVEYNLPEGISAEVEKQTKITVRGVDKELVGATAAKIRSFRGPEPYRGKGIKYAEEHIVRKAGKTGKK, from the coding sequence ATGTCACGGATTGGGAAACTGCCTGTCCAAATTCCGGCCGGAGTTAAAATCTCTCTGGACGGTTGCCTTATTAGTGTGCAGGGCCCCAAAGGGCGCCTGAGCCGGAATTTGCCGGCGGATGTCAATATAGCTGTCGAGGGCGAAGTCATTCAGGTTCAAGCTCTCAGCGCCGAGGGCAAGGATCGCTCCATGCAGGGGTTGACCCGTACCTTGATCGCCAATATGGTTGATGGTGTCACCAAGGGGTTCGAGCGGATTCTCGAAATTAATGGGGTGGGCTATCGCGCTGATGTGAAAGGCAATGTTCTTAATCTTGCCCTTGGTTACTCGCATCCCGTCGAATATAATCTTCCCGAGGGAATTTCGGCAGAAGTCGAGAAGCAAACCAAGATCACCGTACGCGGTGTGGATAAGGAGCTTGTCGGTGCGACGGCTGCAAAAATTCGTTCTTTCCGTGGCCCCGAACCTTATCGCGGCAAGGGCATTAAGTATGCCGAGGAGCACATTGTCCGCAAGGCCGGCAAGACCGGCAAGAAATAA